The region GGCTCTCGGCATAGCAGGTGAATGCGGGATGGTCGGGCGTGACTGTTTCCCCCGATTCCAGCATGGAATGGACGGTCAGACCCTTCGCGAAATGGGTGCTGCCGCGGTAGTACATGCGATACCGGTCCCCATCCTTGAAAACCGAGATGTAGTCGCTCGTCCCACCTTCCCAAGGACGGTCGAAAGAAAGGACCTTGCCGGCCGAACGGGGGGGATGAAGCTTCAACTCCACGCCCCTCATGGACTCGATCAGAGTGTCGTCGACAAACAACTCAAGGCGCGAGCCCAATTCCAGCGGTTTCACGTCATCCGTGTTTCGAGCCGGAGAGAAGTGGAGGAAAAGAAAGCTCAGCAGGCTGGCGGCAACCGCGCGAAACTTCATCGCTTCATCCTACACGAGCGGTGGAGGAAACCGTGCGCAAATCGGACCCGCCCCGCCGCAACGCGTGATTCAATCTTCAGGGAAGGAGGGATGGTAGCCCCAACGGGAGTCGAACCCGTGTTACCGCCTTGAGAGGGCGGCGTCCTAGGCCACTAGACGATGGGGCCACCTGACGATGACGAATTTTTTACCAAGCCGGGCTGAGTTGTCAATCTCGGGGACGGTGAGGCCGTCGGGATGAACCGGCCAGAATCGAGGACGTTGCAATGGATTCAGACCCTCAATTTCTCGGCGACGAGCGCCTCGATCTTGGGATCCACGACCGCCGTCTCCGCCAGAAGCTTGAGGAAACGGTCCCTGTCCACTGCCGTATCGACGGCTTTGGCTTCACCTGGGAACACGATCTCCATTCCGCCCCGCGCGACCTCGAGACGATAGTCGCCGCGCCCCAGTTTCACCCGCGTCTCGATGCAGTCCCAAGCTTGCTTCCGGGCCAGTTCCAGAGCGGCCAAACGTTGGCGGGCGCTCCAGCTTCCCAAGAACCACTCGGCGAGGGGTTTCGGACGTTCCGGCGCCGGTCCCAGGTCGAAGCCGGTGCCGGCAATGCGATGGCTAAGGGTCGCCATGCGATGGGAGACCGCCCGGGAAGCCGCCGGTCCGCCCCGGAGTGACATGGGCAACGACAACCATCCGGACCGGGCGCCGAACAGGACGGCGGCTGCCAGCCAGTCTTCTTCCGTCAGTTCGGGCGCCCGGAATTCCAGCAGTTCGGAACAGGTCCGCCGCAGGAACAGCAACGACATCGCCCGAGGCAGCGGGGTCGAGTACTTTCGCCACAGATCCGAGGCTCGAAACTCCCCCAATCCGGTCAGGGACTCGAGGTCGTCCTGAAGACTCCGGACCCGCTCCCGCAATTGGGAAGAGATCCGCGTCGAGACGTCACCGAGGTACTCGAGCAGTGCGGCAGCCGCGTCGTCCCGGTCTCCGGCACCGGTCTCCCGCGCAAGCCTGCCAACGGCGCCCCAGAACAACCTCCTCCATGCGTTCCGCCCGTCGGAGTCGGAAATCGACTCTGCCGACAGCCGCGGTCCGGCGCCGGAGCGCATCCAGGATTCCAATCCCGCCAGGATTGAGCCCGTCAACTCGGGCGCGGGTTCGGGCGGCGGATCAAAGGAAATCCGACCAGCCGCAACGCCCAAGGGCTCACTCCGAGCGTCCATCCCGGCCGCGCTGCGATTGCTCGTCAGCCGCAGCATCGCCATGACCCCGCCGGCGGCCTGAGCGGGACCCAAGACGGCTTCCCGAGCGTCAGGAACCCGTTCCGGAGGCCAGGCATCCTTCGACGCATTCGAGAATCGTGGATTGTCCGTCCTGGTGCTGTACTCGCTCCAGGGCACGTTGGCGTAGTCCCGGGCATCCCTCTCGCACGCCTTCCGTTCCTCCACCGACCGAAACAGGATCTTCTCGATGGCAGATGTGGGGAGTGGCGCCGGGAGGAACAGCAACTCGGCCTTGCCCACTTCGTCGGGGAAACGGCGTTCCTGAAGATTTCCCGACTCGAGAGAGAACACCCGTCCGGCGAACTCCTTGAGGGAAATCCTCACGATGCACGGTTTCAGGTGTTTCGCCTCGACGAGGGAGTGGTCGACGGCTCCACGGCGGGCCTTGCCGGTGAACAACGGGATCCAGCCGGGGGAGCAGTCGAGGTTGTCCCGGTAGTATTTGTTCCCGAACCCGGCGGGAGGCAACAAGAGGCCCGCCCCCAGCATGTACATCAGATTCAGGTGATTGGTAACCAGGTAGCCCGCCGCCGGACCTTGCCCCTTGTTGAGGGTTGCGGATGGCTGCCCCATGGTGCTCAACAGAGATCCCTGAGCCGTCAACTTCGCTTGCTCCCGCCAATAACTCCTCTCCGAAGAACTTCGGGATCGTCAGGCAGTATCTCTTCGATTCGACTTTCGACCCCGCTCTGACGGAGCAGAACCACCCGCTCTCGCGCTCGGGCCACCATGACGTAGAAGAGCTTCATCGCCGCCTCCCGATCGTCAGGCCGATAGAAGTGCCGGTCGATGTCGGCCAGCACGGCGACATCGAACTCCAGGCCCTTGCAGGCCTGGCAGTTGATGACCAGGATGCCGCCTTCATCGAACCGCACTTCGGGCTGATGGCTGCCGTAGAAGGATTCGATAGCCGGAGGATCATGGTCCAGGGCGGCTCCTTCCACCGAGCACAGCCCGTCGAGATAACGCTGACGGACATCGTTGTTCGGAGCGAGGACGCCGACCATCGTCCTCGGATCGCGATCAGCGAGCCGGACGATCCGGCGGCAGACCTCCGCAAGACGCTCCGGCGGATAATCGATGAGCCACGCGGGCAACCCGTGGCGCCCAGGCAATGCCGGTCGCGGGCTGGCAGGATCACCCGTGTAGAACGCGCGAGCCAGCTTGGCCACCGGCGCGCTGTTCCGATAGTTGTGGGTCAATTCGACGACGTCCTTCGTGTCGATGCCCAGTTCCGTTTCAAGGTCCTTGCGGCTGCTGTGGGCCTCGGTGATCTGTTGATTCTGATCTGCCGCCACGAAGAACCGTTCGAAGCCCAGCATGACCAGGGACCGGTAAAACTGTGGCGGCATGTCCTGACCCTCGTCGATTACAAGGTACGGAGCATTCTTGACTGGTCCTACCTGTTTCACGAGATCCGAAACGGCGTCCCAGTCGATGGGTTGGAAACCACCGGGAGGATCGGCACGCTTGGTCGGCAGCAGTTGGCCGGTAATTTCCCAGATCTTCCGGCCAAACCACTTTATCCAAGTGGTGCTCGACAGCGTCTCTCCAGCGAGTTGGTCGCTCCAACGGTGGAGCAGATGATTGTGGACCAGGAAAACATGAGGGTCACCATCCCTGGCGTGACGCAGGACCCGAATCAGCGCCAACACCGTCTTCCCGGTCCCCGGGCCGCCGACGATCAGATGCTGGCCATTCTTGGACAGGGCCAGAGCCGCTTCCTGTTGCTTGCTCAGGTCCTGGATGCCCGGCAGTTCAAACCGGCGCTTCGCCATGTCAGCCTCGCTGTTCCGGACCTTCCACGATGTCGAACAGCCCCGTAATGCCGCCGGCGACTTCCGTGACGAAGGCGCGATCCAACAGCACGTTGCCGAAGGCGCAACTCGTCTCCGGAAGCAGGGCGCAGGCATGGCAGGCAGCACGGTTCAGGAGCCCGGGACCGTGACCTTCCTGCCGGGCGCAGACCGGATCCAGCGAGCACCATTCGGCCGCCTCGACCGCCGAACTCAACAGTCGGATAAACCGGCTCGGCTCGGCCTGACTCATCAAACCGCCCAGGGAACCTTCCGTGTCCGGCACGGCGACATAGATCAGGACTCCCGCCATCGACCCGGAGTCCACAGCGCCCCCGTTCTGACAATAGATGCGTTCGCGCAACGACGCGGCAGGATATCCGGCCTTTGTCTCCAGTTCCCGGATCATCAGGTGAGCCAGCGTGTGCAGAAGCAGGAAGCGGGGAGAAACCGTTGGAGGTCCCATCGGTGAACGGATGCCCGACCCATTGAACCGGTCGAGAAATATCCGGGCGCGGTCCCGAACCTGCCGGTCCGCCTCCCATCGCCTCATAAACGACTCGCGCAAGGTGAAGAAGATCCCCTCTCCGTAGAGTTCCAGAGCCGGCAGCCAGTCGGCCATCCCGGCGAGATCCGGCGGTGTCATCCGGCCTTCGAGACGCCGGAACCCATCGAGCACCAGGATCTCCTTGAGCCGGTTGACGGCGATCAGCCGGTCCACGGCGGCGATCAGCCGGGCGGCGGTTCCCTGCAGCTTTCCTCCGAGATCGGACCAAGCCCGCGTGTGATGTTCGGTGACGAAGTCCTCGTCCTCATGAAGGTCCGGAATCTCCCCGATCAATGCCCGGTACTCGCTGCCGAGCAGATCCCCATCGCCGGCGGATTTCCCGTAGAGCGGGTATCCACCCTCGATCTCCTCGAGCGCTTCCTCGACTTCATCGATGCCGCAACCCCACTCGGCGGCGATTCGCCCGAGAGTCGTCCTTCGCTGCAGCTCGGTCCGGCAATCCCGGATCTCCTCCTTCCGGTCCGTGCTGCTGTAGAGCCGGTCCACCACGGTTCCCTTGCGGATGCGGGATTCAGGGGGGATGACCAACGCGGTCCGGGTCTCCGGCGAGTGGACGCGAACGTCGCCGATCTCCAGGATCCAGGCCAATCCCTCCGGCCTCTCCTCGGGGGGTTTGCGCAGCCACGGCTGCTGCCATTCGTGGCCGAAATAGGGAAAGCGCGACGCAATGGGACCGGAGGCGCGGCATCTCGTACAAAGAACCCGGTAACCCCACTCGGCAGGTTGGATCTGCAGGTACGGACTCTTCCAATCCGCCGGACACGCCCTTGAAGCCGCGCGTCTCGGCTCGTGGTGCGCCAGAGCATGCCAGGGCACGTCCGCCAGGTAGCCGTGTTCGTGCGCCAGTACCCAGGGGACCTGTTCCAGCTTCCCCCCGCAGACCGGATCGTCGCCACCCATCCGATGGTGCGGCGCCGGACCCGAGCAGCGGGACGGGTCGATCTGCACCTCGCCGCGTGTTTCGGTCCGGTCGGTTCGGGCGCGCCGCCACGGGAGATGATGGAGCAGGCCGCACCTGGAGCACCGCGTCCAGGCCGGAAAGCGCATGGCCGGAATGGCGTGTCCGGAAACCCGGCCGTTGTTCTCCACCTTCGCCTTCGGCGGCGTGCGCAGGGCCTTGTCGATCTTCAGGGCGCGGCGCACCCGCTCGACGTGGCGAATCCCCTGTTCGTCGCTGCCCTTCCAGAATGTCGTGTCCTTCACCGTCACCAGGTGATCCGGCCCCCGGACCACCGCGCCCACGGAACAGTGCCGCAGCAGGTGCGATAGCCGCACCGGCATGGCTTCGTCAGTCATCGCGTTGCAACACTCCCGTGTCCTCGACGTTGCGCATGGAGTTCAGCGTCCGCCACAGCCCCCGGGAAGGCGGGTCGTCGAATTGGCGCAATAGGCCGTCTGCGGATCGATCATTCGCCTGGTAGCTCAGCCGTCGCCTCTGCCGCTCGCAACGCCGCGCTTCCTGGTGCCATCGTTCGGCGAGCCGGTCGAGGTGGCGGCCCGAGATCTCGCCCCGAGCCTCGTCGGCTTCCCGGCAACGGCGCTTCAATCGCCGGATCACCTCCCTCACCCGGTCGTCGTTGGCGTCGAATGCGCCGGCGTCCTCGTTCCGACTCCAGGCGTCGCACCCGTGGCGCAGAGCCGTCACCAGGGCGGCATGCAGGGCGCGGGTGCGGACCTGGTAGGTGAACGGCGTCACGCTGGTCGGTTCCACGAATCGGTAGAAGGACTCGTGGTAGGGGCGGAAGTTCTCGTAGTGGGAGAGGCTGCGCGCCTGGTGGCGGTAATAGTTGGCGAAAACAAGTCCTGGGACAGCGGCGCGGCCGATTCGGCTGCTGGCCTGGACGTACTCGGCGGTGGTGAGCGGCTGGCCGTTGATGACCATCGCCGCCAATCGGTCGACGTCCACGCCCACTGAGATCATGTTCGTGGCCAGCACCGCGTCGAGGCAGTCCGGCTCGCCCCGGCGGCGATGCAACTGATCGAAGGTCCGGGCGTTCCGTTGCGGCGGCGAGAAGCTGGTGAGCTGCACCACGTTCTGCCGCAACTCGGCCGTCCCTCCTGTATCGGTCCCCTCGGGGTCGACGGTCGATTCATCGTCGGATCCGGCGCCGTCGCGGACCGCCATTCTGTGTT is a window of Acidobacteriota bacterium DNA encoding:
- a CDS encoding ATP-binding domain-containing protein; the protein is MAKRRFELPGIQDLSKQQEAALALSKNGQHLIVGGPGTGKTVLALIRVLRHARDGDPHVFLVHNHLLHRWSDQLAGETLSSTTWIKWFGRKIWEITGQLLPTKRADPPGGFQPIDWDAVSDLVKQVGPVKNAPYLVIDEGQDMPPQFYRSLVMLGFERFFVAADQNQQITEAHSSRKDLETELGIDTKDVVELTHNYRNSAPVAKLARAFYTGDPASPRPALPGRHGLPAWLIDYPPERLAEVCRRIVRLADRDPRTMVGVLAPNNDVRQRYLDGLCSVEGAALDHDPPAIESFYGSHQPEVRFDEGGILVINCQACKGLEFDVAVLADIDRHFYRPDDREAAMKLFYVMVARARERVVLLRQSGVESRIEEILPDDPEVLRRGVIGGSKRS
- a CDS encoding DUF1998 domain-containing protein, which codes for MTDEAMPVRLSHLLRHCSVGAVVRGPDHLVTVKDTTFWKGSDEQGIRHVERVRRALKIDKALRTPPKAKVENNGRVSGHAIPAMRFPAWTRCSRCGLLHHLPWRRARTDRTETRGEVQIDPSRCSGPAPHHRMGGDDPVCGGKLEQVPWVLAHEHGYLADVPWHALAHHEPRRAASRACPADWKSPYLQIQPAEWGYRVLCTRCRASGPIASRFPYFGHEWQQPWLRKPPEERPEGLAWILEIGDVRVHSPETRTALVIPPESRIRKGTVVDRLYSSTDRKEEIRDCRTELQRRTTLGRIAAEWGCGIDEVEEALEEIEGGYPLYGKSAGDGDLLGSEYRALIGEIPDLHEDEDFVTEHHTRAWSDLGGKLQGTAARLIAAVDRLIAVNRLKEILVLDGFRRLEGRMTPPDLAGMADWLPALELYGEGIFFTLRESFMRRWEADRQVRDRARIFLDRFNGSGIRSPMGPPTVSPRFLLLHTLAHLMIRELETKAGYPAASLRERIYCQNGGAVDSGSMAGVLIYVAVPDTEGSLGGLMSQAEPSRFIRLLSSAVEAAEWCSLDPVCARQEGHGPGLLNRAACHACALLPETSCAFGNVLLDRAFVTEVAGGITGLFDIVEGPEQRG